A region from the Flavobacteriales bacterium genome encodes:
- the mscL gene encoding large conductance mechanosensitive channel protein MscL: MMKEFKEFAMKGNLVDIAVGFVMGAAFTKVVNAFTGGIVAPLISLLTEKFKFDEMEWVLREEVKDAAGAVTTAKVAITHGMFLTALIDFIIVAFVMFMVIKGVNRMKKAEAAPPPAGPSNEEKLLMEIRDALKK; this comes from the coding sequence ATGATGAAAGAGTTCAAGGAGTTTGCCATGAAGGGCAACCTCGTTGACATTGCAGTCGGCTTCGTGATGGGTGCTGCATTCACCAAAGTCGTGAACGCCTTCACAGGTGGAATCGTTGCTCCGCTGATCAGCCTGCTCACCGAGAAGTTCAAATTCGATGAAATGGAGTGGGTCCTTCGTGAAGAAGTAAAGGATGCTGCAGGTGCGGTAACCACTGCCAAGGTGGCTATCACCCACGGTATGTTCCTGACCGCCCTGATAGACTTCATCATCGTGGCCTTCGTCATGTTCATGGTCATCAAAGGCGTGAACAGGATGAAGAAAGCGGAAGCCGCTCCGCCGCCTGCTGGCCCCAGCAACGAGGAGAAGCTCCTGATGGAGATCCGCGATGCCCTGAAGAAGTAA
- a CDS encoding iron ABC transporter permease: MSKRKTLVVALLAVLALLLCFGDLLVGTTTIPAGEVLGALFGSASSRQHELIVNGVRLPQALTALLAGGGLALCGLMMQTLFRNPLAGPSVLGVTSGAGLGVAVFMLAGGAVGGMFLEAGLVGAAFVGAMVVLLLIALADRRIGDGVTLLIVGLMIGYLCGALVSVLEVYGTSSAVKGFVLWGMGSFSGTTTNDLFWLGPLVVFCSVLALFQGKALNALLAGEEQAATFGVRVRRVRTWTIVLCGLLASTITAFCGPVAFIGLVTPHIARGILRTTDHLVLLPACLLIGSSLALMCDLLTRLPGVSGNLPLNAVTSLLGAPVVLWVLLQGRNFYRSA, translated from the coding sequence GTGAGCAAGCGGAAGACCTTGGTGGTGGCCTTACTGGCGGTGCTTGCGCTGCTGCTGTGCTTCGGCGACCTCTTGGTAGGCACCACAACCATCCCGGCCGGTGAAGTTCTTGGAGCCCTCTTCGGCAGTGCCTCTTCCCGGCAGCACGAGCTGATCGTGAACGGCGTGCGACTTCCACAGGCACTTACGGCCCTGCTTGCCGGCGGCGGACTTGCCTTGTGCGGCCTGATGATGCAGACGCTATTCCGCAATCCGCTGGCTGGTCCCAGCGTACTGGGGGTCACGAGCGGCGCGGGGTTGGGCGTAGCGGTGTTCATGCTGGCCGGTGGGGCCGTGGGCGGCATGTTCCTGGAAGCTGGTCTTGTGGGCGCTGCCTTCGTCGGAGCAATGGTGGTGTTGCTGTTGATCGCCCTAGCGGACCGCAGGATCGGGGATGGAGTGACACTGCTCATCGTGGGTTTGATGATCGGCTACCTGTGCGGAGCGCTCGTGAGCGTGCTGGAGGTGTATGGTACGTCCAGCGCGGTGAAAGGCTTCGTGCTCTGGGGCATGGGCTCCTTCAGCGGAACAACCACCAACGACCTGTTCTGGCTGGGGCCGCTGGTGGTCTTCTGTTCAGTGCTGGCTTTGTTCCAAGGGAAAGCTCTGAACGCCTTGCTGGCTGGCGAAGAACAGGCCGCTACGTTCGGGGTACGCGTTCGCCGTGTTCGGACATGGACCATTGTGCTGTGCGGCCTGCTTGCGAGCACAATCACGGCCTTCTGCGGACCGGTAGCCTTCATCGGTTTGGTGACCCCGCACATTGCGCGTGGCATCCTGCGCACTACCGATCATCTCGTGTTGCTGCCCGCATGCTTGCTGATCGGCTCTTCGTTGGCGTTGATGTGCGATCTGCTCACCCGCCTTCCGGGCGTGAGCGGGAACCTTCCACTGAACGCCGTCACCTCGTTGTTGGGCGCCCCCGTGGTGCTTTGGGTGCTTCTGCAAGGCCGCAACTTCTACCGCAGCGCATGA
- a CDS encoding ABC transporter ATP-binding protein produces MSTVLSTSGLVIGFGHRRLIHALDMHLRAGELVSILGRNGSGKSTLLRTLVGALEPLEGNIRIVDQDLTGLSAHQRAMLVAAVFPGRTTAGQVTVHEALAMARYARTGWRGQLNNADEQALLVASRSTGIDGWQHRPLNTLSDGEYQRVMIARAIAQETPLVLFDEPTAFLDLSARVSIMGAFSKLTRNLGKAVLITTHDLDSALGQSDRLLIVRSDGTCWLGTPREALVSGIIAREFKTDGVVFDPARRAFRPE; encoded by the coding sequence ATGAGCACCGTACTCTCCACCAGCGGGCTTGTCATCGGCTTCGGACATCGACGGCTGATCCATGCGCTCGACATGCACCTGAGAGCTGGCGAACTGGTGAGCATTCTCGGCCGCAACGGGAGCGGCAAGAGCACGCTGCTGCGCACATTGGTCGGGGCACTGGAACCGTTGGAGGGCAACATCCGGATCGTTGACCAAGACCTCACAGGGCTTTCGGCGCACCAGCGTGCGATGCTCGTTGCAGCAGTTTTCCCCGGACGGACAACGGCCGGACAGGTGACCGTGCACGAAGCACTGGCCATGGCGCGCTACGCCCGCACCGGATGGCGCGGCCAATTGAACAACGCGGACGAACAAGCCCTGCTCGTTGCAAGCCGCTCCACAGGCATCGACGGGTGGCAGCACCGCCCACTGAACACCTTGAGCGATGGCGAGTACCAGCGTGTTATGATCGCGCGGGCCATCGCACAGGAGACACCGTTGGTCTTGTTCGATGAACCCACGGCATTCCTTGACCTGTCGGCGCGGGTCTCCATCATGGGGGCCTTCTCTAAACTGACCAGGAACTTGGGCAAAGCCGTGCTCATTACTACCCACGATCTGGACAGTGCGCTCGGCCAAAGCGACCGCTTGCTCATCGTCCGCTCCGACGGAACATGTTGGCTCGGCACTCCCCGCGAAGCTCTGGTAAGCGGCATTATTGCCAGGGAGTTCAAGACCGACGGTGTCGTCTTCGACCCCGCGCGCCGCGCCTTCCGCCCGGAATGA
- a CDS encoding acyl-CoA thioesterase — protein MALGDLVLSARFPFHWGEMDAFGHVNNVAYFRWLETARMHYLRAIGITHPDDQNGLGLLLAETTCTFLKPLHFPDTVTVRTGLDHIGNTSFRMRYEVHSEAVGLAATAVSVQVMFDYNTNAKTPVPASVRERIERVQSSTISIEP, from the coding sequence ATGGCCCTCGGCGACCTGGTCCTCAGTGCCCGGTTCCCCTTCCACTGGGGCGAGATGGATGCCTTCGGCCACGTGAACAACGTCGCTTACTTCCGCTGGTTGGAGACCGCACGCATGCACTACCTGCGCGCCATCGGCATCACCCATCCCGACGATCAGAACGGCTTGGGCCTGCTGCTCGCGGAAACGACGTGCACCTTTCTGAAGCCGCTCCACTTTCCGGACACGGTAACGGTGCGCACCGGCTTGGACCACATCGGCAACACCAGCTTCCGCATGCGCTATGAGGTGCATAGCGAAGCCGTTGGCCTGGCAGCGACAGCCGTGAGCGTTCAAGTGATGTTCGACTACAATACCAACGCCAAGACGCCCGTACCGGCCTCGGTGCGCGAGCGTATCGAGCGGGTCCAGTCCTCCACGATCAGCATCGAACCATGA